A window of Elusimicrobiota bacterium contains these coding sequences:
- a CDS encoding nucleotidyltransferase family protein has protein sequence MADLESLLGRLLREFDRRKTRYALIGGFALGAHGAPRATRDLDFLVHNEDMPGVHEFLTAGGYRRIHHSENVSQYDMGGPWGAIDFIHAFRPLALEMIGRAVSKDSALIGLPVKVVRAEDLIGLKVQSLANNPARRHKELADVESLLEARKDLDWARIREFFVLFGLADAYAELEARFKHGR, from the coding sequence ATGGCGGACCTGGAATCGCTCCTTGGGCGGCTCCTGCGCGAGTTCGACCGGCGCAAAACGCGCTACGCCCTGATCGGCGGCTTCGCGCTCGGCGCCCACGGCGCGCCGCGCGCGACCCGAGACCTCGATTTCCTCGTCCACAACGAAGACATGCCGGGCGTCCACGAATTCCTGACGGCCGGGGGGTATCGCCGCATCCACCACTCCGAGAACGTCTCGCAATACGACATGGGCGGACCCTGGGGCGCGATCGACTTCATCCACGCCTTCCGGCCCTTGGCCCTGGAAATGATCGGCCGGGCCGTTTCAAAAGACTCGGCTTTGATCGGCCTGCCCGTCAAGGTCGTCAGGGCCGAGGACCTCATCGGCCTCAAGGTCCAATCGCTGGCCAACAATCCCGCCCGCCGCCATAAAGAACTCGCCGACGTCGAATCCCTGCTGGAGGCGAGAAAGGACCTGGATTGGGCTCGCATTCGGGAGTTCTTCGTCCTTTTCGGCTTGGCCGACGCCTATGCCGAATTGGAGGCGCGATTCAAGCATGGCCGATGA
- a CDS encoding adenine phosphoribosyltransferase → MAAKAKPRRDAGPTLGLEAMKALIMDVPDFPKKGIMFKDITPLLADPKGFNAVIDGLITPFKREGIEIVAGVESRGFLPAPAMAARLGAGIVPLRKKGKLPRKVHSASYDLEYGTDSIEAHADAFPKNARILLVDDVLATGGTAAAAISLIEALGGKLIGSTFLIELSFLNGRQKLAGRTIHSLLTY, encoded by the coding sequence ATGGCCGCGAAAGCGAAGCCGCGCCGGGACGCCGGCCCGACCCTCGGGCTCGAGGCCATGAAGGCCCTGATCATGGACGTCCCCGACTTCCCCAAGAAGGGGATCATGTTCAAGGACATCACCCCGCTCTTGGCCGATCCCAAGGGCTTCAACGCCGTGATCGACGGCCTGATCACCCCGTTCAAGCGGGAGGGCATCGAGATCGTGGCGGGCGTCGAGTCGCGCGGGTTCCTGCCCGCGCCGGCGATGGCGGCGCGCCTGGGCGCGGGCATCGTCCCGCTGCGCAAGAAAGGCAAGCTCCCGCGCAAGGTCCATTCCGCGAGCTACGACCTGGAGTACGGCACGGACTCGATCGAGGCCCACGCCGACGCGTTCCCGAAGAACGCCCGCATCCTGCTGGTCGACGACGTGCTGGCCACCGGCGGCACCGCCGCGGCCGCGATCTCCCTGATCGAGGCCTTGGGGGGGAAATTGATCGGAAGCACCTTCCTGATCGAGCTCTCTTTCCTTAATGGACGCCAGAAGCTCGCCGGCCGGACGATCCATTCTCTCCTGACCTACTGA
- a CDS encoding sigma-70 family RNA polymerase sigma factor — protein MEPSTDTTSQYFKGIQKLALVTREEMHELWKKAKKGDRVSKQRIMEANLRLVVPIAKKYHRQGIDFMDLVEEGNLGLMHSIDKFEPSKGYRFSTYSSYWIEQSIRRAVEETSKTIRIPPHAWEALRKWLKMWEKMHVKLGRDPSLAEMARAMHWTARQVRGVLDAAEAAKGMGSFDAPIDSGDDNITVEDMIAETTAQSPENLIGVLKLHDELHQALREIGERERMILEFRHGLTGQTPMTLEEVGKRLRLSRERIRQIEERALLRLRRVANRMGLIEVDEGGRRGPTNLQPGFSAPKLKTDILGQTIPAGRKTAPTAAQSSRRAPRKLVFLPPAKAGGKKRK, from the coding sequence ATGGAACCCTCTACGGACACAACGAGCCAATACTTCAAAGGGATACAGAAGTTGGCCCTCGTCACGCGCGAGGAGATGCACGAGTTGTGGAAGAAGGCCAAGAAGGGCGACCGCGTCTCCAAGCAGCGCATCATGGAGGCGAACCTGCGCCTCGTCGTGCCGATCGCCAAGAAGTACCACCGCCAGGGCATCGACTTCATGGACCTCGTGGAAGAGGGCAACCTCGGCCTGATGCACTCGATCGACAAGTTCGAGCCGTCGAAGGGCTACCGCTTCTCCACCTACTCCTCTTATTGGATCGAGCAGTCGATCCGCCGCGCGGTCGAGGAGACGTCCAAGACCATCCGCATTCCCCCGCACGCCTGGGAAGCCCTGCGCAAGTGGCTGAAGATGTGGGAGAAGATGCACGTGAAACTGGGCCGGGACCCGTCCCTGGCGGAGATGGCGCGCGCGATGCACTGGACGGCGCGCCAGGTGCGCGGCGTGCTCGACGCGGCCGAGGCCGCCAAGGGCATGGGCTCCTTCGACGCCCCGATCGACTCGGGCGACGACAACATCACGGTCGAGGACATGATCGCGGAGACCACGGCGCAGTCCCCGGAGAACCTGATCGGCGTGCTCAAGCTGCACGACGAGCTGCACCAGGCCCTGCGCGAGATCGGCGAGCGCGAGCGCATGATCCTCGAGTTCAGGCATGGGCTCACGGGGCAGACCCCGATGACGCTCGAGGAGGTGGGCAAGCGCCTGCGCCTGTCGCGCGAGCGCATCCGCCAGATCGAGGAGCGCGCGCTGCTGCGCCTGCGCCGCGTCGCCAACCGCATGGGGCTCATCGAGGTCGACGAGGGGGGGCGCCGCGGGCCGACGAACCTGCAGCCCGGCTTCTCCGCGCCGAAGCTCAAGACCGACATCCTCGGACAGACCATCCCGGCCGGCCGCAAGACCGCGCCGACCGCGGCGCAGTCGTCGCGCCGCGCGCCCCGCAAGCTCGTGTTCCTGCCGCCGGCGAAGGCCGGCGGAAAGAAGAGGAAGTGA
- a CDS encoding acylphosphatase, whose product MSIRDPLTRLHVTVRGRVQGVGFRWFASDTAESLGLTGWVRNLKDGSVEAEAQGTEEALKEFVERLRTGNPAARVDSIETQTRAAKNETTFRIV is encoded by the coding sequence ATGTCAATCAGAGACCCCTTGACGCGTCTACATGTAACGGTCCGTGGGCGGGTTCAGGGCGTCGGCTTCCGGTGGTTCGCATCGGACACGGCCGAGTCGCTCGGCCTGACGGGCTGGGTGAGGAACTTGAAGGACGGGTCGGTCGAGGCCGAGGCGCAGGGGACGGAGGAGGCGCTCAAGGAGTTCGTCGAGCGCCTCAGGACCGGGAACCCGGCGGCGCGGGTGGACTCGATCGAGACGCAGACGCGGGCCGCGAAGAACGAAACGACCTTCAGAATCGTCTAG
- a CDS encoding MerR family transcriptional regulator has product MELPFLPDRDYYTMREASRLAQVPPHTLRYWENKFGDLKPSRKQGGHRRYSRADLELILEIKDLLHRRKMTVAGARRALIDRRRGKTALDAPLTGPAPADGAQAKLLREVRKELKAILEEMGR; this is encoded by the coding sequence GTGGAGCTGCCGTTCCTGCCCGACCGCGATTACTATACGATGCGCGAGGCCTCGCGGCTCGCGCAGGTGCCGCCGCACACCTTGCGGTACTGGGAGAACAAGTTCGGAGACCTCAAGCCGTCGCGCAAGCAGGGCGGGCACCGGCGCTACTCCCGCGCGGACCTCGAGCTGATCCTCGAGATCAAGGACCTCCTGCACCGCCGCAAGATGACGGTCGCCGGCGCGCGCCGCGCGCTGATCGACCGGCGCCGCGGCAAGACCGCCCTCGACGCGCCGCTCACCGGCCCCGCCCCCGCCGACGGCGCCCAGGCGAAGCTCCTCCGCGAGGTGCGCAAGGAGCTCAAGGCGATCCTGGAAGAGATGGGTCGCTGA
- a CDS encoding integration host factor subunit beta — MNRLDIIKAVAKVLTTKGEAALAVETTFETIRASLNQGDKVVISNFGTFRVKARQPRNGRNPKTGEQVSVPSRRGVRFKASKNLLE; from the coding sequence ATGAACCGCCTCGACATCATCAAGGCCGTCGCGAAAGTCCTGACCACGAAGGGCGAGGCCGCCCTCGCGGTCGAGACGACCTTCGAGACCATCCGCGCGTCGCTGAACCAGGGCGACAAGGTCGTGATCTCGAACTTCGGGACCTTCCGCGTGAAGGCCCGCCAGCCGAGGAACGGCCGCAACCCGAAGACCGGAGAGCAGGTCAGCGTCCCGTCGCGCCGCGGCGTGCGCTTCAAGGCTTCCAAGAACCTGCTCGAGTAA
- a CDS encoding bifunctional nuclease family protein: MAKEKGGDKDKDKEKTPEPAKAGTGEKEVRIYSLATTVNECIIFLEELSGSRLLPIWIGITEGQAIAIRFSGIVLPRPLTHDLLLAAIQELGFEVKKIVVSDIKENTFYAKVHVSDGKKTVQLDSRPSDAIAIAVRAGCPIMVHESVFERCQTLHKPISEDEVSKFKEDLKSLKPEDIFKDLKKKPEGGEPPPKGKEGGDAK, encoded by the coding sequence AAGACGCCCGAGCCCGCCAAGGCGGGGACCGGCGAGAAGGAAGTCCGCATCTACTCGCTCGCGACCACGGTCAACGAGTGCATCATCTTTCTCGAAGAGCTCTCCGGAAGCAGGCTTTTACCCATCTGGATCGGCATCACCGAAGGCCAGGCCATCGCGATCCGCTTCTCCGGCATCGTCCTGCCGCGCCCGCTGACCCACGACCTGCTGCTGGCCGCCATCCAGGAGCTCGGCTTCGAGGTGAAGAAGATCGTCGTCAGCGACATCAAGGAGAACACGTTCTACGCGAAGGTGCACGTCAGCGACGGGAAGAAGACCGTCCAGCTCGACAGCCGGCCGTCCGACGCGATCGCGATCGCCGTGCGCGCGGGCTGCCCGATCATGGTCCACGAGAGCGTCTTCGAGCGCTGCCAGACCCTGCACAAGCCCATCTCGGAGGACGAGGTCTCCAAGTTCAAGGAGGACCTCAAGAGCCTGAAGCCCGAGGACATCTTCAAGGATCTCAAGAAGAAACCGGAGGGCGGCGAGCCGCCGCCCAAAGGCAAGGAAGGGGGAGACGCCAAATGA